The following is a genomic window from Artemia franciscana chromosome 4, ASM3288406v1, whole genome shotgun sequence.
gccctttttgctttaatgaatgttcttgctgatgcagaaagaagtagatcctatattatcctttgtgctttagatgttgctcgtgctttcgactcttgcattttttctcaagttttatttgaaacatataaaagaggggtaaatttttgaATAGTAAAGTGCCTTCTGTATATGTACCATCGCCTAAAGGTGAAATTAAAGGCGAGATcttccctttttgatattttgaaaggagtccATCAAGGTGGCTTTACCTCacattctttatttaataactctgttttaaatgcccaaaattctgctgattttagttgtattcaccgtggatttattttgtctttaataacttttgcagatgacgttttgaatCTAAGCCGTACTTTTAGAGGATGTGAAAACACGTTTAATCAGCTTTACAATGAATATAGaaatattgggctttctttcaatgttgaaaaaactgctgttgtagctttcaattttaaagaaacgAATGGCcctattttttcatctttagctaatgttcaagtccccctttctcaaaaattagtttaccttggaataccttttggaaaaaaatatgaaagaaactgtgaaattatcccttgaaaatttgaagaaaaaactgagaattgcttatgcttcaattgtatttaatattaaacacattgttaaattaaatcttgcgaaaatttataatagcctagttgtacctcatgtcatttctctttgtccggtttggcagttttttagtgaacttCAGAAACTTGTAACAAATTGACATCCCCTAGGTGTGCGAGAGCTATGGATGTCCTAATCAGATAAGAAACCGCGGAAAGAGAGTTGTCGAAATGGGTTCTGGAGATCTGGAAAAAATAGCAGATCTTGAAGAGACTTAAGCCAGAGCAGAGCTCGTTGAGACTAGAACGATGTAAGATATTGATTTGGAAAGCAGAGTATAGTAAAGTGAATAATAAAGTAAGTTTTTTATATCTTGAGTGTTATTTGTAGGACTCGTATTGGGTAGGATATTGCAAGGTTTCATTAGCCCAAGGCGGACCCGTATGCCTCCGGTAGTAAAGACCCTTTAGATTGGGCCGGCCACCACGCTACCAAGTTACCACGCTACCATGCTACCAAACTAATACATACTCCGGTATGATCTAAATATAACTTAATGAACTCTTAAGGCGTTAAAATACAAACATAACATTTGGTGGCGCGTTGGTCTTTGGGGAGAGTGAATATCTTGCAAGTGCTATGTTTTATTGCTAGTGTTTAAATTGAGTATGACAGGCTTCGCTACTTTTGCCGAGTCTTGGTGTCACGGTCATCATGCCATccttaatataattaaaaaaaaacttttaccgGTAATAATTgtcatcaaattaaaattagcctcaggaatattttgaaaatttaaaaactaattttgagtCAATATAAAAATGGCTGTTGCAACCCCTTTATCTttatctgaaattttaaaaatcgcTGTTCCTATTTTTGACGGATCTTCAGATGTTATATTGTTTTTAGAAGGAGTTGCTAGGTTGGGACAATGGGATGAAAGAATAAACGATGGGGTTCAGGTTAAAATTGCTTTCATGAGAACATTGGGCGCAGCGTCTAGCGTTTTAAGTTCAATAAAACCTACAACAATGGTAATGGCTtgtaaattgcttaaagagaaATTCGGTCATAATAGTAGTCAGTCAAAATTGATTCATCTGGATCTTATTTTGTGTGAAGGACAGGATCCATACCCTTTCATTGAAGCAGTTAAGCAAAAGGTGCTTCAATTACTATCGTTGTCGAAGGTACCAGATTCAACTGAAGCCAGCGGTACCGTTATCTATGACAGTTTACAGAAAAATACGCTTTTGAGTAGTTTATCATACGATTTGGGTATGAAAGTTATGTCGAGAATGCCAAAATCAGCTAATGAAATCGAAACTATTTTAGTATATGAATTCACAATTCGCGAGTATGGTaggctcaggttgcaaaagctaAATGTAACGGAAAACCCTCAGGCTATAGAAGTTCAGACGCAGATTCCGTCGGGTGATGAATCGCGAAATGTCAGGACTAAAATTCTTAGGTCTAATAATGGGAACCTTACGCCAAGGTCTTCTCGTTCACAATTTGTTAGTAGATCTAGGCCGCGGGCACAATTTTCAAGGGGGTCCTCTGCATTATTTTCGGATCGCAGGTCTCCGTCAATAAATTCTCGCAGGGCAGATAATGGTCCTCAAAGAAATTTCAGGGAAAGGTTTGATCGAAATTtaaacaataggcaaaattATTGCAACCCACACTCTCAATCGACCCCAGTTAGAAATTCCAATTGGCGTCCACGTCCAACGAGTCCAAATGATCAAGTTGAAAGCAAAGGTCCAAAAAGATGGTTTTGATGTGGACAATTATGTCATTTGGCTTGCATGTGTCGACTTAGTAGGGCTTTTGATAGTTTAAACTTGCGAGGGGGCGAAGGCCAAAACTAGACTTTCGCCCCAAAATTCGTCAACATCGCGTTGTATCGTACCGAGATTATTTCAGGCATAGAGATGTACCTTATATTCCAGTTGTTGCATGTGGAGTTATAAGTCGCTGTTAGGCTGAATCCGGGGCTACTTGTTCATTGATGAGTTACGAATTCCTTTGTAGACTCCCGAAACcaattcaaaatcaattaaaatcagAATACGTAGAGGTTACTAGCGCAACTGGCTACAATTTAAAAGTTATTGGTTCTCTCGAAGAAGAAATTTATATTGATGGTATCCCCtacaaagagaaatttttagtgAATCAGTCTACGGAAATGTCAATTATCTTAGGCAATTCTTTCATGCTTCGTTGCAGCCTGATGATTGATCCCCAAAATGACAAATTCATTCCCAAAAGAAATACATCCAATTCTATGTTGAAATCACCTCAACAGAAACAAGAATAATTGCTTCAAATTAAAACGCTTAGTATCCAATTATTGAACAAATATACGATCCCATCAAATAGTGTTAAAAGAATTATGGCTACGACTTCATTAGGACCGGTAAATTCAAATCTAGATTTAATTGTTTCACAGTCAGCAGAATTCTCAAATCCTTATTCTGAATTAGATATTCATGAACAAATTGTGTCGCTAATGGAGGGTCTAATTCcaattattattgaaaatagGTCGTCCAGGGATATCAAAATACCGAAAATGGTGATTGGTTCTGCTGAAATGGTAAACCCTAATAATCCGTCACTAAAGTCATTCGTTAATACTGTTTCTACTACTGAATCAGATTTTAAGCATAGAACAAAACCTTTGCGccaagaaaaagtaaaagaatttcTAGATAGGTTTCGATTGGATCATTTACATGGAGAAAGACGCATACGATTGGAGAAATTCTTGATTGAAAAACCATGACGTTTTCGCAAAATCTGCTTTTGATTTAGGTTCATATTCAGAGGATCCATTTAACATCGAGGTTGAAAATAGCGATCCCGTTCGAATTTGCCCTTATCCTATTCCATTTCATCTTCATAAGGTGGCAAAGGACGAAATCGATAGAATGTTGGCTTGTGACGTAATTGAACCATGTAATTCACCCTATCTTGCTCCTTTATTGCTGGTCAAAAAGAAGGATGGAACACATCGCCTGGTGACAGATTATCGTAAGCTCAACAAGGTCACCAAGAAGGACTCTTTTCCATTACCACTAATTTCCAAAATTCTTGACAGTTTGGGAGGTTGTTCTGTATTCTCTAATTTGGAGTCCATTTGTGGATATTGGCAAGTATTGGTGGACGAAGATTCACGAGATGTTACTGCTTTTTTGGCTCCAGGATTCGAAACATATCGATACAAGAAAATTTCACAAGGGATATGTTCAGCTCCAGCTCATTTTTCTCGTGTCGCAAATAGGCTAATGGCTCTGCTTCCTTCCGAAAATGTCAAACTTTATTTGGATGACACCCTAGTTGCTTCTAAAACGGATCGTGAGCATCTAGATACTTTGAAAAAGGTCCTCAGTGTTTTCAGAAAAGATAATATTAGGCTTAAACctcaaaaatatgaatttttaaaatctgaTATTATTTTCTTGCATCACAAAATGGAATTCAGCCTAatcctggaaaaataaaatcgaTTGAAAATCTTCCATATCTTCGAAATGTTAACGAAATAAAATCTTGCTTGGGTCTCTTTAGCTATTTTAGGAAATTTATTCCAAATTTCTCTGGCATTGCAAGTCCGCTCAATGCACTTACTAagaaaaatacacattttattTTTGGCCAACAACAAATAATAGCTTTCGAACAACTACGGGCTAAACTCATTAAAGAACCAATTCTTGGATTACCTGATTCTAGTCCGGATTCTGAACCTTTTCAAGTTTATGCCGATGCTAGCGATTTTGCATGTGGCGCATTTCTAACACAAATTCAAAATGGGTCAGAAGAAgttcttcaatatatttctcgCAGTTTCAGTGATGCTGAAAAGAAGCATTCTTTCACACAAAAGAAATGTCTAGCTGTTATGTTTGCTGTAAGATCTTTACGCCAGTATTTATTGGTAAAACCATTTTTCATAGTATCGGATCACAAAAATCTTCAGTATTTATTACAAAAGACGGATCCTACAGGCAAATGGGCTCGATTTCAGTTAGAATTGTTAGGGTATGACTTTTGTGTAAAATATATCAAAGCTGAGAAAAATCGTGTTGCGGACGCATTATCTCGGTTGCCAGTCAACCCTTATCCAGAAAGTTTAGCCACGGAATTTCCTTATGCGGTTGGGACAAATGGGAATAATCATGATATGCAGGCAGGATACCAAACCCCAAATTCCTCATATTTAATCACTAGAAGTGGAAAATCAACCGACCATTCTGTCCAAATTTATTAGTCTGATAATGAGGGAAAATTGTCTGGGAAATCTTTGGGTCCAAAAGGAGAAATTATCACGTCATCTAAACCTTCTAATTTTACTGGGAATCAAATTTCAAGGGataatgagaaaatttgccatggTGAAATCAGAGAGCATCAACAGAAAGATCTCTTTTGCATGGCCATTAGCAATTATCTAAAATTTGCCAAAGATATTCCTCCAGCCGTTGCTAGAATcgtaataaaagaaatttacaattttgtaattgatgaagacttagatttttttttgtgtcatgtCACTATCCCCTCACAAAGATATAACAGCTCCGATATTCGCATACTACCTGTAGTTCCTCAGTTTTTAATCAAATCTATTCTTGAAATATACCATGATTTTTCTATAGGTGGTCATTTTGGGTTCTTGAAAACTTATATTCGTATTCACGAGAGATTCTATTTCAGAAATATGTATGCAATTATCAAAAAGTACGTTCAAAGCTGTCTCGTTTGCTGTCAACGCAAAGGGCCAGTCAACCCTCGGTTGCCAGTCAACCGTCGGTTGCCAGTCAACCCTCGGCTGCCAGTCAACCCTCGGTTGCCAGTCAACCCTTATCCAGAAAATTTAGCCACGGAATTTGCTTATACAGTTGGGACAAATGGGAATAATCATGATATGCAGGCAGGATATCTGGATATCCAAAAAGCCCATTGGGTAGTTTACCTGAAGTTAGTCAACCATTAGAGTTGCTTGGAATTGATTTATTAGGTCCACTTCCAGAATCGGTAAATGCAAGAAATAAATGGATTTTGGCAATATATGATGCTTTTTCCAAGCATGTGACACTGGTTGCTCTTCCAAATAAAACAGCTAATTGTGTAGCGAAAGCTTTTGTGGAGAAATTTATGCTGATCTATGGCCCATGTGAAAATTTGGTCAGCGACCAAGGAAAAGAATTTTGTtcagatattttaaatattattgctgaaattttaaagataaaaaagatgaGAACTACAAGCTTCCACCCTCAATGTAATGGAATGACAGAAAGACGTAACCGTGAAATTACGAATTTGCTCTCCATTTATGTTCGCCAAAAAGATTACTCTGACTGGGATAGTCAATTGCCGTATATTCAATGGTGCATTAATACTGCTTATCACGAGAATCTGAAAGATAATCCACATTTTATACTGTTTCTCCGAGAGCCAAGGTTTCCTTTCGAAAATATTACGAGTAGTCGCACATTCTATAATGTTGAGTCTAACTACAAGTCCGAAATGCTAGGACGTCAGAAATTATCTTATGATTtcgtaaaaacaaatttagaaagtgccaaactaaaacaaaaggaaaattatGATCGGGATGCAAAAGATATTCGATTCAATGTAGGAGATTTAGTTTTGTTGCGTGTGCCTCCAGTAGCCAGGCACAATAAGCTCGATAGAATCAGATGGCTTGGGCCATATCGTGTCATTCATTTAATgggaaatgaaataaattttggaattcGTAGAGTTGCTGATggaaaaacagaaatcattcaTCCTAATAGGCTTAAACCATATGTAGCTTCTCAGCCATGGGACCACCTAACTTCTAAACAATTTGACAGGATTAAAACTGACAAACCTAGGAAAAAAGTAACTTGGGCAGATGATCAAATTTATAACCTTACTTCTTCAAACACAAATATTTCGACTACCCCTATCCTGACTAATTCTATAACCGCACCTTTATTGGATTTCCCTAATCCTAGTATACAGACTCCTATTTTACATGTTTTCGACTTTTTACCGCCTAGCGATCGAAGAATTACTTTTACAGAGACGATTGACAATGACAATTCTATTGGTACCCCTGAAACCAGTACGCAGCCTCTTACACCTTTACCTAGAACTCCTAGATTTCCAATACCCGACAATCTTCGTGACGGTAACTATTCTGATCAACCCAGTCCTTTTGTGTGGACACCCCCACAACAACGTCCAATTTCTATTCCCCCTTGACTGGAAAGTCAAGACTCAAGCCTCACGACAGGTATATTGAAACAAAGTATTTCCATTGGTTCCGAAGAAAGGTTAATGTGGGATGATTATTTAGGACCTGAATATCCAGATTTTTCGCCTCTAGCAGATAGTCATGCTTTTGAACCAAAGCAACTATTCGTTCCagtaaaattttcatctcaatggcAAAAGCTGAGGTAGATAGAAGCCTCCCTAGAGCTTTTATTGGTGGTCAAATTAGCGATGAAAATTACACGCGTCCAGCTGAATTGCTTGATTCTGAATTGCCGtatcaattaaatttttctgaagGGAATGAAACTGATGACTCAAATCTTAGCTTGCGTAGTAATGTTTCAAATCGAACAGTTGTCGAGACACCTCTTTCTGGGCTGCCAGTTGTCGATATTTTTCAAGGGCAAGGTGAAGGTTCTTCGAGTTCGGTCGCTCCACAAATTTTGGCAGACCAGGTATCTGAATCGGAACCCCGTGTCTATTTGTTTGCTCCAATTGAACCTTTAGTTAGGGATCGAGCAGGAAATTTTCCCCAATCTTCGCAGGAACGGGCAAAAAACTGTGGGATCGGTCAAAAGCAAATTTGTGAGGAAAATTTGCAACTTTTTGGCGAGGCACCGCAATTTCGTAAACGTAGTGCAACAGAAACCGAAGGTGAACTTACACCATCAAGGCCAAATAAGGTTTTGAGGTGACCAGTTAGGAAAACAAGGCCAGTTACAAGACTTAATTACGGTCAACTAGGAGGTCTATAAgttgaaagaaaattctttacaatgtgacagaacaaaattttagattttatctttTGTTCCATTAGTTTTGCATGCTGCATGatacaaatttattatttaactttTGTTTTGCGCAATACATAATTTTGAGATCGGAAACGATGAAAATcgagaaatttcattttagcaTGCTTGCCATAAGCAGGAAATATGCAGAGGAGAATAAAAAACTTAAGGAAGAGATTGAGAAATTAATGAGGGAAAGAGAAGTATTAAAAGAAAAGCTAGAGGCAGAGCAAATAAGAAGTCGCTTCTTGGAGGAAGATTATAAAAACACGCAATATAAGTTAAATGATACAAGAAGAACACTATCAGAACTGTTTGAAGCAGaagaggagataaaaaaaattgaagagacacaaaagaaattaaaagaagaagaacaagaacaaagaaaaaagaaagcgaGAAGATTAGAGCATTTGGCTTTTAGATATAGACATAATTAACCGTGTGTCTAAAATTCTACTAaccatttattagttttttttgtttttttttttacacatatgAATATGAAGATCCTTAATCAGGATACATTATGCTATTTATCGAGTTCGacgaaaaatttagaaaagtttcgacgattatattttatttatttatagtttcctttaaacaatttgttgtttttttgttttttttgtgaaaactaGAATGAAATACCAAGCAGTCATTTTTTCAGGATGACTTCTTACACTGCATATCTAACGGATCGTATATGGTGACAAGCAGTGCTGTCATTTACTTGAAGAACTTTTTCACTACttcagtaaaattttccattacttgtacttaagtaaaaaggctagggtgtacttattacttgatacttaagtaagattacgaaatacttattacttaagatacttttaatgtacttgtttttcaaatactttacctttgacaagaaaattttgtgtgcGGGTGCTTGGGCAATGTACAAAAAAACATTGCGTAATAGAGACATCTATTATCAAAAACTGTAGCAAGTTGCTGCGAACAGATGGTGGTGAATAAACCGAATTCCCGACAGCATGTTTAAAGAAGAAGCAGGACCATTTATGTCAAAAGCGTCTTTAATCTCAAACCAACTGAAAAGTCAGCATGGCCAAACAGTCAGCAGTGCCACAGAATAAACAGAAaatagaaaaccaaaagttgtGGAAAATGTCTTTAATGTAGACTTGGGGGGAAAAGtgtctatattttttgttttttttttttgtgctggagtaCACAAAATTTTCTTCAGATTATTTCAGATTGGACTTAGTCAAACtgcctctaaaaattcatttagtGTTTTGGCAAACAGGTATTtgtcatttaaaatattatttcttgtGAGCTTAAAAGTTATGGTCAGCAGTTTGATGCTAAAActtaaatagtataaaatataCGCTTTCTTAGCTTTACCTTGGAACCACTTATTTTCTGCTTCTTTGTAGGTTgctgtaaataaaataagaaacacttttttgtctgaaaatttaaaaactaagttAAGAAGACCTGATGATACTTTTGAACTTCAAAATGTTGCTGAGCTTCTCCGTGAGTATATTAGTAGGATACTGTGggtaaggtaattaaggtaatgGGCCCTCtggtatctttattttatttatggggagggggctttatgtggtaaaaaagctatttttcgtttaactcagtttaacttgcgaatgaagtaatggatttcaatgaaagttaagccaaagatgccaaatACCATAAGACACATGGTACttggagatgaagaccctagcttaattagggcgaggggcagggggctttaagtgctaaaaaaagtcgagtttttcatttaattcagtgcaACTTGCGAATGGAATGATGGATATCAGTGAATATTGAACCAAAGATGCCCAAAACAATGAATAACATCaggttttgagatgaaaaccttTGCGAAAATAAAACGAGGGTGAGTGGTTTTAAAGTTGTGAAAAATCgaggtttttgtttaatttagtataacttgcaaatggagcaacggatccgaatgaaagctagaccaaagatgcctaagattaGGGATTATACTTAATTCtgatatcacaaaccctatctcaaacaGGGCGATGACGGTGGTCTCAAGTTATAAGAAAGTTGACTTTGCCttcaatttagtagggcctatcaCTTATAGGGGAGTGAcgaatctgaagtcagattcgtctgaatacctgaatttgcagGAATGAATTTGACACAATACCACCGGATTGGATCCTGCTAGAAGTCACCAGACCTGTTGTTCTTGCTCTATAGAATCTTTCATTTTCAGGCAGGTCATCCCACCGCATACACTGAGTTTATAGCActaaattcaagaaaatcagGGAAGCGAAAACAAAGTGAAATTCGGGAAAATGTATCAGATGAAACTGATAATGAAACTGTAAAAGGTGAATTCTTTGGAAAGAAGCTAAGATGCAAAAAAGAACATGCTAACCAGTTGATCATGGGCTCCACCTATTGTCGAATTATTTCGTCAGTTGCCAGTCCCAAGCCTGGGTAAAGGAGGAGGGTTGGGCTGGGGGCTTGCGAACCCCACCTGAGACTCTGCAGCACGAACGTGCAGTGGAGGAAAACCAAATTGCAAACGAAACATCAACGAATAGCTTCGGATGAACCCCTTTAACGATGACGACTAATGCATGCCCACGGAAAAGATTTTTGACTGCTAAGAAAAAGCTTAAACTGGGCTTTTGGAACGTGAGAACCATGTTCCAGCTTTCAAAGACGGAACAAGTCATAAGACAGATGATTCAATATGAAATTGATATCCTAGCTCTATCTGAAGTACGATGGACGGGTATGGGCGAAAAGCGAATAGACAAGGAACATACTATTATATACAGCGGCATCGATGCGACCAGAGATCAAGGAGTGGCCCTTCTGCTAACAAATATTCCTGCCCAAGCTATAACAAGTTGGACCCCAGTATCATCACGAATTATAACGGCTAGATTCCTCGGTTCCCACGCGAAGCTGTCCAAAGTAGCATGTTATGCCACCACAAATGAAGCATCCACAGAGGATAAACAGAGCTTCTATAATGGACTAGTAGGTGTTTTTAAAGACATACCAAGACATGATGTGCTATGCCTCTTGGGAGATCTTAACGCCAAAATTGGAAATGGTTACACTTTCTGTCCGGAGGTCCTCGGAAAGCATGGCATCGGAGAGCGAAATGACAATGGGGAACTACTGATTGATTTTGCCCTTTTACATGATCTGGTGATAGGGGGAAGTCTGTTTCCTCATCCAGACATACATAAATACTCCTGGACTTCACCTGATGGTCGAATAAGAAACCAAATTGATCATTGTCTCATTAATAGGAAATGCCCCTCAAGTCTACAAGATGTTAGAGCTTATACAGGAGCAGATGTAGGATCTGATCACAATTTAATGATAGCCACCATTCTTTTGAATCTAAAGAAACATACAAGAAAGTGCCCCCTGCCTGTAAAACCTCTTTTCGCATCAGCAAAGCTAAAAGACAATGAAATGAAAACGTTGTTCAGTGTTGAACTATCCA
Proteins encoded in this region:
- the LOC136025624 gene encoding craniofacial development protein 2-like, yielding MTTNACPRKRFLTAKKKLKLGFWNVRTMFQLSKTEQVIRQMIQYEIDILALSEVRWTGMGEKRIDKEHTIIYSGIDATRDQGVALLLTNIPAQAITSWTPVSSRIITARFLGSHAKLSKVACYATTNEASTEDKQSFYNGLVGVFKDIPRHDVLCLLGDLNAKIGNGYTFCPEVLGKHGIGERNDNGELLIDFALLHDLVIGGSLFPHPDIHKYSWTSPDGRIRNQIDHCLINRKCPSSLQDVRAYTGADVGSDHNLMIATILLNLKKHTRKCPLPVKPLFASAKLKDNEMKTLFSVELSNKFETLVLPEDADCEKIWESMKSCYQEVAESTIEYRLKLNDE